In the genome of Streptomyces pactum, one region contains:
- a CDS encoding NADP-dependent oxidoreductase, which produces MALPGTSREWHLIARPEGWPDPERDFALREVEIPEPAEGQVLVRNLHLSVDPYMRGRMSDAKSYVEPYALGKPMLGGAVGTVVASRAEGFAEGDHVLHHFGWREYAVFDARSAVKVDPGLAPLSTYLGVLGMTGLTAYAGLLRVAGLKEGDTVFVSGAAGAVGSQVGQLARLKGAARVIGSAGSAEKVRLLTEEYGFHAAFNYKDGPVREQLAEAAPDGIDVYFDNVGGEHLEAAIASIKLHGRIAVCGMISQYNATEPSPAPRNLAQIIAKRFRMEGLLVGDHYDLQPKFVEEVSAWVRSGELKYHETVVTGIENTADAFMGMLRGENTGKMLVTLEN; this is translated from the coding sequence ATGGCACTGCCCGGCACCAGCCGCGAATGGCACCTGATCGCCCGCCCGGAGGGCTGGCCGGACCCCGAGCGGGACTTCGCGCTGCGGGAGGTGGAGATCCCCGAACCGGCCGAGGGCCAGGTCCTGGTGCGCAACCTGCACCTCTCCGTGGACCCCTACATGCGCGGCCGGATGAGTGACGCCAAGTCCTACGTGGAGCCGTACGCGCTGGGCAAGCCGATGCTCGGCGGGGCGGTGGGCACGGTGGTCGCCTCGCGGGCCGAGGGGTTCGCCGAGGGCGACCACGTCCTGCACCACTTCGGCTGGCGCGAGTACGCGGTGTTCGACGCCCGTTCCGCGGTGAAGGTGGACCCCGGGCTGGCTCCGCTGAGCACCTACCTGGGCGTGCTGGGCATGACCGGCCTGACCGCCTACGCCGGGTTGCTGCGGGTCGCCGGGCTCAAGGAGGGCGACACCGTCTTCGTCTCCGGCGCGGCGGGCGCCGTCGGCAGCCAGGTCGGCCAGCTGGCCCGGCTCAAGGGTGCCGCCCGGGTCATCGGCAGCGCCGGCTCCGCCGAGAAGGTCCGGCTGCTCACCGAGGAGTACGGCTTCCACGCCGCCTTCAACTACAAGGACGGCCCGGTGCGCGAGCAGCTCGCCGAGGCTGCCCCGGACGGCATCGACGTCTACTTCGACAACGTGGGCGGCGAGCACCTGGAGGCCGCCATCGCGTCCATCAAGCTCCACGGCCGGATCGCGGTGTGCGGGATGATCTCCCAGTACAACGCCACCGAGCCGTCCCCGGCGCCGCGCAACCTCGCCCAGATCATCGCCAAGCGGTTCCGGATGGAGGGGCTGCTCGTCGGCGACCACTACGACCTCCAGCCGAAGTTCGTCGAGGAGGTCTCCGCCTGGGTCCGCTCCGGCGAGCTGAAGTACCACGAGACCGTCGTGACCGGCATCGAGAACACCGCCGACGCCTTCATGGGCATGCTGCGCGGTGAGAACACCGGGAAGATGCTGGTGACCCTGGAGAACTGA
- a CDS encoding MarR family winged helix-turn-helix transcriptional regulator has product MTPPTSDPVTAEVVELIGAVVARYHQAYEKAAARQALTGAQARVLALLAGEPVPMRRIADRLRCEPSNVTGIVDRLEARGLVERRPDPADRRVKLAAVTPLGEETVSRLREALDFAGRPLAALSAGERTVLRDLLRRMVDDAEPPEGPAAAGA; this is encoded by the coding sequence ATGACACCACCGACATCCGACCCCGTGACCGCCGAGGTGGTGGAGCTCATCGGGGCGGTGGTGGCGCGCTACCACCAGGCGTACGAGAAGGCGGCGGCCCGCCAGGCGCTCACCGGCGCCCAGGCCCGGGTGCTGGCACTGCTGGCCGGGGAGCCGGTCCCGATGCGCCGGATCGCCGACCGGCTGCGGTGCGAGCCGTCCAACGTGACCGGCATCGTGGACCGTCTGGAGGCCCGGGGGCTCGTCGAGCGCCGCCCGGACCCCGCCGACCGGCGGGTCAAGCTGGCCGCCGTGACCCCGCTCGGCGAGGAGACCGTGTCCCGGCTGCGGGAGGCGCTGGACTTCGCGGGGCGGCCACTGGCGGCGCTGTCGGCCGGGGAACGGACCGTGCTGCGCGATCTGCTGCGGCGGATGGTGGACGACGCGGAGCCGCCCGAGGGTCCCGCTGCGGCGGGTGCGTAG